In Chrysemys picta bellii isolate R12L10 chromosome 22, ASM1138683v2, whole genome shotgun sequence, the genomic stretch GGCAGTGAGGCAGGGTTGTCCAATGGCTAGAGCACtgaagcaggagcagagacctgaGCTCTGTTTGTGTGCCTGCGTGCACGTGTCACTGCCCCCTCTGTAAAGTGGGGACCATCTTTCATGGAGAGCTTGGAGACTTGCAGTAGTGGAGGGCTGAGGAAGCGCTGAGTGATCACGGGGTGAATCCCCCAGGAGACATGTTCCTGACTCCTTCAGCGCCCAGCAGTGGTTTGACACCTGGGTTGCTCAGTCTTGACTCATGTAGAACCTTTTTAATGTGTTTTGCCTTCTCTCCGCCTGTCTTTCCCTAGCTCGGGGGGACCGATAGCGCGTTCATGTGGCCATACAGATCCATAGACATCCGTTAGTGCATGGAACTGGGAGCCAaggctcctgggttctgctgTGGGCAAACCCCACCCCATTGTATCCGTTTCCCTCCCTTTGCCGGGGGACTTACGGGTCAGTTAGGTTTGAAAGTCACGTGCAAAGCCTTTTTATCGAGGGGGGCCGCatgccccaaaagctgcagggaaTGGAACCAGGCTCTTGAAGGCTTGTGTCTTTGAAAGGAGCTAGGGCTCCCAACTTACACCAAAGGGTGCTGTGCTCCTCTGGAAACCAAGCCCCCTTTAACATGATTGCTAGTCCCTCTTGAAAACGTAGGTCGCAGTATCCCATGCTGACTCGTGTTGGATCCCACACGACCGCATCGGGATGTGCCAACCTGCCTGGGCACAAACACTGGTCCTGTTTGGACGTGGCTGTATCCACCCCGTCTGGCAGGTCAGGAGACGCAGCCACAAGCCTCCAGCTCCTTCCAGAACCCAGGACTGGCTCTTGTTTGCAGACGCCATGTGAGCCGTCTCTCTGATCTCTGGATAAGCATGCAGCTGGCGCACAGCAGCAGGGTTTCAGCAATAGCGGGTGAATGTTAATGTCCAAACTTGAAATGATTAACCTGCTCCTGTGTGAACAATGCCTAGAGAGGCAGCACGCTCCAAGGTCCTAGATccggagtcaggagacctggctttgcCCACAACCTGCTGCGCGCCCTTGGGCAGtcacttcccttcctgggctttgccTGTCCATCTACTTAGATTGacagttctccagggcaggggctgagtgcTACTGTGCCACTGACTCCCTTCCTCTCCACAGCGGCGTTTCTCACACAGTCCGTCTGCCTGGATGACACAACAGTCAAGTTTGAGATCTGGGACACGGCTGGCCAGGAGCGATATCACAGTCTGGCCCCCATGTATTACCGGGGGGCACAAGCTGCCATTGTGGTCTATGACATCACCAACCAGGTACATTGGGAGTTCTCCTGTAGCTGTCCTGGTGccggggggaatgggggggaaggATGGTCTCGGGGTAAGGCCAGGTTCTGTTTCTAGCTTGGCCGCTCGCCGCCCACTGACTATGCTGTCCTCTCTCGCCTTTCCCTTCCAGGAAACGTTTGCCCGAGCAAAGACATGGGTGAAAGAGCTGCAGCGGCAAGCCAGCCCCAGCATTGTCATAGCCCTAGCGGGCAACAAGGCCGACCTCGCCAACAAGCGCATGGTAGAATACGAAGTGAGTAGCTGGGGTGTGTGGTGTCCCAGCCCCCTGTGACCACCTGAATTCTGCCCCTGGCCTTGGCAcctagctgcagcagcacaggaggcTCGGCTCTGGCTGGGGTCAGCCAGCAAGCAGCTCGTGGGTCCGCTGAACACACGCTCTGTCAGGTTCTCCCAGAATCCCAGTGTGGGGGCTGCGCTGGgaagggggagcagccccctggaATCTAACCCGCCCAGGAGCGTTGGCAGCCCCTCGGAGTGGCACAGGGGCGTCCTCCACCCACCCTTCGAGGTGGATCGCTGCGTCCGTCAGGCGGCTAGCCAGGCCTGTTAGCACGGCCGAGCCCCTGCAAAGCGCTGAGCGGCCTCTCAAAGAGCGGAGTTTGCTgcttcctgcctccagcccagtcGGGGTTAAGGGTCCGTCTCTGGAGCCGCATAGCACAGGACCTCGGCCTCTTGTGTAGAGGCGGGACTGTCTGCCTGTAAAAGGGTCTCGTTGGTGGGTCTGGCCGCCACTCAGCCTTCCCACCCCGTCCAGGCGGGAACCCCCCTGAACAGTGGAACTTGCATCTCTGTTACAGGAGGCACAAGCCTATGCAGATGACAACAGCCTATTGTTCATGGAGACATCGGCCAAGACTGCGATGAATGTTAACGATCTCTTCCTGGCGATAGGTAA encodes the following:
- the RAB5B gene encoding ras-related protein Rab-5B, encoding MTSRGAARPNGQSQASKICQFKLVLLGESAVGKSSLVLRFVKGQFHEYQESTIGAAFLTQSVCLDDTTVKFEIWDTAGQERYHSLAPMYYRGAQAAIVVYDITNQETFARAKTWVKELQRQASPSIVIALAGNKADLANKRMVEYEEAQAYADDNSLLFMETSAKTAMNVNDLFLAIAKKLPKSEPQSTGGVAGRNRGVDLHEQTQQNKSQCCSN